A single region of the Crocosphaera sp. UHCC 0190 genome encodes:
- a CDS encoding acyltransferase — protein MNQPISTPKTHLKKLDDIRGFAAIYVIIYHISHTSNFIPEKIKTLFFSFGQEAVILFFLLSGFVIYISVYRKPDMSFSYYFIRRFRRIYFPFLVALILSCTLAILNQKFLREFSWNQLLGNLFMLQDFSAKPGIIVKPFLANYPLWSLSYEWWFYMLFFILFKTAFFKLPHRIYWVFGVSFISYFIYIIYPNPISLYLAYFIIWWCGLEAAEVYIRTKRFTFRTIKPILICLFLMSIISFTPVMFVSQIRLGYYPFLNFRHFFIAFIAIVIGLIWYQYKLRYFDTTFGLFIKVAPISYGLYIFHYPILTQLNLSPYLPNIWLDYLLKIILIFGLSYLVEIKLQPIINRWIK, from the coding sequence GTGAATCAACCGATATCAACCCCAAAAACTCATCTTAAAAAACTAGACGATATTCGTGGTTTTGCTGCTATATATGTAATTATATATCATATTTCTCATACAAGTAACTTTATTCCAGAAAAGATTAAAACTCTCTTTTTTTCCTTTGGACAGGAAGCCGTTATTTTGTTTTTTCTCCTCAGTGGTTTTGTCATTTATATCTCGGTTTATCGAAAACCAGATATGAGTTTTAGTTACTATTTTATTAGACGGTTTCGACGCATTTATTTTCCCTTTTTAGTTGCCCTTATTCTCTCTTGTACCCTGGCAATTTTAAATCAAAAATTTTTGCGGGAGTTTTCTTGGAATCAACTCCTAGGAAATTTATTCATGTTGCAGGATTTTTCTGCTAAACCAGGAATTATTGTTAAGCCATTTTTAGCTAACTATCCCCTCTGGAGTTTATCTTATGAGTGGTGGTTTTATATGTTATTTTTTATTTTGTTTAAGACGGCTTTTTTTAAACTTCCCCATCGCATTTATTGGGTTTTTGGTGTTTCTTTTATCTCCTATTTTATCTATATTATATATCCGAATCCCATTTCTTTATATTTAGCTTATTTTATTATTTGGTGGTGTGGTTTAGAGGCAGCAGAAGTTTATATAAGAACGAAACGGTTTACTTTTCGGACAATTAAACCAATTCTAATTTGTTTGTTTTTGATGTCTATTATTAGTTTTACTCCAGTAATGTTTGTGAGTCAAATTAGGCTTGGTTATTATCCTTTTCTCAATTTTAGACATTTTTTTATCGCCTTTATTGCGATAGTAATTGGGTTGATTTGGTATCAATATAAACTCCGTTATTTTGATACTACTTTCGGATTATTCATTAAGGTTGCCCCCATTTCCTATGGACTGTATATCTTCCATTACCCTATCTTAACTCAATTAAATTTATCTCCCTATCTTCCCAATATATGGCTAGATTATCTCTTAAAGATTATCTTGATTTTTGGTCTTTCTTATTTGGTAGAAATTAAATTACAACCTATTATTAATCGTTGGATTAAATAA
- a CDS encoding polysaccharide deacetylase family protein, whose product MKLLNGRKYLIQGVLIVVIVILISLIIIQQVTFQVPVFALHGIIDREQPKKWPSRANYLDYTIQDLETFLEKLIQDNYWFLSSQELYDYFIIKSQPIPSEKQNNKPILLTFDDGYKSLNVYLIPLLEKLEKKHNVSLKVVLFINPKFMEESESRGKVKYLNCDDLREGINQGFYDIQSHGLTHRTLKGLDNKVLTTELIESQKILQNCTADLPQNDTIAIHFAYPYNQLDEQVETETAKYYLSGYGYNSKLRNFLFMPNKMRIPRIGVSHDDSPETLFKLAKFVN is encoded by the coding sequence ATGAAGTTACTTAACGGTCGAAAGTATCTTATTCAAGGTGTCTTAATAGTAGTAATTGTTATTCTCATTAGTTTGATTATTATTCAGCAAGTAACTTTTCAAGTTCCTGTCTTTGCTTTGCATGGAATAATTGATCGAGAACAACCTAAAAAATGGCCTTCACGGGCTAACTATTTAGATTATACCATACAAGACCTCGAAACTTTCTTAGAAAAGCTAATTCAAGATAATTACTGGTTTTTATCTTCCCAAGAACTCTATGATTATTTTATCATAAAATCTCAACCTATTCCCTCGGAAAAACAGAATAATAAGCCAATTCTATTGACTTTTGATGATGGTTATAAAAGTTTGAATGTTTATCTCATTCCTTTATTAGAAAAGCTAGAAAAAAAACACAATGTTTCTCTAAAAGTTGTCTTATTTATTAATCCTAAATTTATGGAAGAATCAGAATCAAGAGGTAAAGTTAAATATCTGAATTGTGATGATCTTAGAGAAGGAATAAATCAAGGATTTTATGATATTCAATCTCATGGTTTAACCCATCGAACTTTAAAAGGGTTAGATAATAAAGTATTAACGACAGAATTAATAGAGTCACAAAAAATCCTGCAAAATTGTACAGCAGATTTACCCCAAAATGATACAATTGCCATTCATTTTGCTTACCCCTATAATCAGTTAGATGAACAAGTGGAAACCGAAACAGCAAAATATTATTTATCAGGATATGGTTATAATAGTAAACTAAGAAACTTCCTTTTTATGCCTAATAAAATGAGAATTCCTCGTATTGGAGTGTCTCATGATGATAGTCCAGAAACATTGTTTAAATTAGCTAAATTTGTCAATTAA
- the mgtE gene encoding magnesium transporter: MNEKVTAIQSNSRSELRQLVRDQLHLLLEQGNLEGAKALLVPVQPVDIADAIERLPQSMQVIAFRLLIKEEAIAVYEYLESTVQQALIEQFKQQEVREIVDQMSPDDRARLFDELPAKVVRRLLEQLSPEERQTTALLLGYEEDTAGRIMTPEYISLKETFTVAQTLERIRTLSTTSEVIYYLYVTDNSRHLSGIVSLKDLVLSSPETTLGEIMTRDLVYVNTDDDQEEVARIIQRYDLLAVPVVDREQRLVGVVTVDDVIDILQEEATEDIYALGGVQSDGDNYFQTDLFTVARKRVMWLLILLLTNTVTGTIIKSQVGLLEQMAILTAFIPLLTGTGGNVGAQSSTVVIRGLNTDDMRDLGAGQVVLRELGAGAILGLILGSLATVWAYGLQGNWLVSISVGISLVAIAILASVAGSALPFLFRALGLDPALMSAPFITTAVDVIGVLIYFSIARFMLGL, from the coding sequence TTGAATGAGAAGGTAACAGCAATTCAATCCAATTCTCGCAGTGAGTTACGTCAATTGGTGCGTGACCAACTACACCTATTATTAGAACAGGGAAACCTAGAAGGGGCCAAAGCCCTTTTAGTGCCTGTGCAACCCGTAGACATCGCTGATGCCATCGAAAGACTACCCCAGTCCATGCAAGTCATCGCCTTTCGTCTGTTAATCAAAGAAGAAGCGATCGCCGTTTATGAATATTTAGAGTCTACGGTTCAACAAGCATTAATCGAACAGTTTAAACAACAAGAAGTGCGAGAAATCGTTGATCAGATGTCCCCTGATGATCGGGCCCGTCTGTTTGATGAATTACCCGCTAAGGTAGTGCGTCGTTTACTCGAACAACTCAGTCCTGAAGAACGGCAAACAACAGCCTTATTATTAGGCTATGAAGAGGATACGGCGGGGCGCATTATGACCCCAGAGTATATCTCCCTCAAAGAAACCTTTACCGTGGCCCAAACCTTAGAAAGAATTCGCACCTTATCCACCACCTCAGAAGTTATTTATTATCTCTATGTCACCGACAACTCTCGACATCTGAGTGGTATTGTCTCTTTGAAAGATTTGGTCTTATCTTCCCCAGAAACGACTTTAGGAGAGATTATGACCCGCGATCTCGTCTATGTCAATACCGACGACGATCAAGAAGAAGTAGCAAGAATTATTCAACGTTACGATTTATTAGCGGTTCCCGTCGTTGATCGGGAACAACGACTGGTGGGAGTAGTCACAGTGGATGATGTGATTGATATTTTGCAAGAAGAGGCCACTGAAGACATTTATGCCTTGGGAGGGGTACAGTCTGATGGGGATAACTACTTTCAAACCGATTTATTCACCGTAGCCCGTAAACGGGTCATGTGGTTATTAATTTTACTGCTCACCAATACCGTTACGGGAACTATTATTAAATCTCAAGTGGGTTTATTAGAGCAAATGGCCATTTTAACGGCGTTTATCCCTCTTCTAACAGGAACAGGAGGTAATGTGGGGGCCCAGTCTTCCACCGTCGTCATTCGGGGGCTAAATACGGATGATATGCGAGATCTCGGTGCGGGGCAAGTTGTCCTACGAGAACTGGGAGCAGGAGCCATATTAGGCTTAATTCTGGGGTCATTAGCGACAGTTTGGGCCTATGGTTTACAAGGTAATTGGTTAGTCTCCATTTCCGTAGGGATTAGTTTAGTGGCGATCGCTATTTTGGCCTCCGTGGCCGGCTCAGCTTTACCTTTCCTGTTTCGGGCTTTAGGCCTCGATCCGGCCCTGATGTCAGCCCCCTTTATTACCACCGCAGTCGATGTGATCGGTGTGTTAATTTATTTTTCCATCGCCAGATTTATGTTAGGGCTTTGA
- a CDS encoding S-layer homology domain-containing protein — MKPLKLSQTCCYLSLMAIVISPNLPREIFAQTPPFKLHLSQPNEANLWLAFSGFTDVGEIEGATEILQLAQLSVIETDSNTFRPLEPITRGQFVAWLVKAYNQLHKTPIRLSRGTPSAFLDVAPSNRYFIYIQSAYEAGFVVGFDDRTFKPNELLTREQMIALKSQLDSKGFDRRDADTLLQYISKTKGFTDVEQMSEQYLKYIAFDLGNAAGGRNFERVYGSTRIYGPKRPVTRAEAAILLSKFRKGKSLAEALERP, encoded by the coding sequence ATGAAACCCTTAAAACTTTCTCAAACTTGTTGTTATTTAAGCTTAATGGCTATTGTGATCAGTCCTAACTTACCAAGGGAAATTTTTGCTCAAACTCCTCCATTCAAACTCCATTTATCCCAACCTAATGAGGCTAATTTATGGTTAGCTTTTAGTGGGTTTACGGATGTGGGTGAAATTGAAGGGGCTACAGAAATTCTACAGTTAGCGCAATTAAGCGTGATTGAAACGGATAGCAACACATTTCGTCCTCTAGAACCGATTACTCGTGGTCAATTTGTGGCTTGGCTAGTCAAAGCTTATAATCAGTTACATAAAACGCCCATTCGCCTCAGTCGCGGCACACCCTCTGCTTTTCTTGATGTTGCACCTTCTAATCGCTATTTTATCTATATTCAATCGGCTTATGAGGCAGGGTTTGTCGTGGGGTTTGACGATAGAACCTTTAAACCGAATGAGTTATTAACCAGAGAACAAATGATTGCCCTCAAAAGTCAATTAGATTCTAAAGGGTTTGATCGTCGTGATGCTGATACACTGCTTCAATATATCAGTAAAACAAAAGGGTTTACTGATGTGGAACAAATGAGTGAACAGTATTTAAAATATATCGCTTTTGACTTGGGCAATGCCGCAGGGGGCAGAAATTTTGAACGAGTATATGGTAGTACCCGAATTTATGGCCCAAAACGCCCCGTTACTAGGGCAGAAGCTGCTATTTTGTTATCAAAATTTAGAAAAGGAAAATCCTTAGCAGAAGCGTTGGAACGTCCTTAG
- a CDS encoding WD40 repeat domain-containing protein yields MNAKQFHWLEIAEFVALGASVISLLVAIAVDNFLFPLIFVTLAVILNSFNRLRSQYLNRKGLSSTKKQLQHLFQQIQELITAIPQPTPPPPPTPTKDTDSRAIARLKDNLISVEQSLNGVVQYLNSQGLPERIEQLEKSYNKLAQEMRDLLNQLEISPQETPIIPPDEPPPPPQESAASLDFLQPSTKLPIVASTREVSPSPVIPEWHCLYTLTEHRDAVASLSMSSDGKWLASGSWDQTLRLWDLSKGTLKTEVTAHSQGLLAVVFIGDEGNGYHIATGSFDQTIKFWLFDQDALTLNLGTTLTQHTGSVHSLALSDQPLLLVSGSYDQTVKQWELPGGQMHCSSYDPLGAIYALAVYGPQSLIASAGGDGRVTLWQLENGEQIGFLAGNVSSVESLAISKDGQTLAAGCVDGSIKIWQLDPSRFGAGRPLQPVRVLHGHSGQVKALLFSEQEQILFSGGADGYLKIWHPSRREAIASLTMGDPSQPRHTAILSLAFDEERQLLVAGSADGMMKFWQQVSD; encoded by the coding sequence ATGAATGCTAAACAATTTCACTGGTTAGAGATTGCGGAATTTGTCGCCCTCGGTGCGTCAGTGATTAGTCTATTGGTGGCGATCGCTGTTGATAATTTCCTCTTTCCCCTAATCTTTGTCACCTTAGCCGTAATTTTGAACAGTTTCAACCGACTGCGATCGCAATATCTCAACCGCAAAGGACTGTCCTCCACTAAAAAACAACTACAACATCTATTTCAACAAATTCAAGAATTAATAACGGCCATTCCTCAACCTACTCCCCCCCCTCCACCAACCCCCACGAAAGATACGGATAGTCGAGCGATCGCCCGACTGAAAGATAACTTAATTAGTGTGGAACAATCTCTCAATGGTGTGGTTCAATATCTCAACAGCCAAGGACTACCAGAACGTATAGAACAACTGGAAAAATCCTACAATAAGTTAGCCCAAGAAATGCGGGATCTGCTCAATCAATTAGAAATTTCTCCCCAGGAAACCCCCATCATCCCTCCTGATGAGCCACCTCCACCCCCCCAAGAATCGGCTGCTAGTCTGGATTTTCTGCAACCTTCCACCAAATTACCCATTGTTGCCTCTACCCGCGAAGTTTCCCCCTCTCCAGTTATTCCAGAGTGGCACTGTCTTTACACCTTAACGGAGCATAGGGATGCTGTAGCCTCCCTTTCTATGAGTTCTGATGGGAAATGGTTGGCCAGTGGTAGCTGGGATCAAACCCTCCGCCTCTGGGATCTCAGTAAGGGAACTCTCAAAACTGAGGTTACAGCCCATTCTCAGGGATTACTCGCTGTCGTATTTATCGGCGATGAAGGGAACGGATATCATATTGCGACAGGAAGCTTTGATCAAACCATCAAATTCTGGTTATTCGATCAAGATGCTTTGACGCTGAACTTAGGGACGACCTTAACCCAGCATACGGGGTCAGTTCACTCTCTCGCTCTTTCTGATCAACCTTTGTTGTTAGTCAGTGGCAGTTATGACCAAACCGTTAAACAGTGGGAACTGCCTGGGGGCCAAATGCACTGTAGTTCCTATGATCCTTTGGGGGCCATTTATGCTTTGGCGGTTTATGGCCCCCAAAGCTTAATTGCTAGTGCGGGAGGAGATGGCCGAGTGACTCTCTGGCAATTAGAGAATGGGGAACAAATTGGCTTTTTGGCAGGAAATGTCTCTTCTGTGGAATCTTTGGCTATTAGTAAGGATGGCCAAACCTTAGCGGCCGGTTGTGTAGATGGCAGTATTAAAATTTGGCAACTTGACCCCTCCCGTTTTGGTGCGGGTCGTCCTTTGCAACCTGTACGGGTTCTCCATGGTCATAGTGGCCAAGTGAAGGCTTTATTGTTTAGTGAACAAGAACAGATTTTGTTTAGTGGTGGGGCCGATGGTTATTTAAAAATTTGGCATCCCTCCCGTCGAGAGGCGATCGCTTCTTTGACCATGGGTGATCCGTCCCAACCCCGTCACACAGCAATTCTTTCTTTGGCCTTTGACGAAGAACGTCAATTATTGGTGGCAGGCAGTGCTGATGGCATGATGAAATTTTGGCAGCAAGTTTCTGATTAA
- a CDS encoding plastocyanin/azurin family copper-binding protein codes for MKILKHFQQFCSFVFSILLMCCLMNVSDTLAATDIREVKVSLGNTAGELIFVPNHLEFAPGKKYRILLDNPSPTKHYFTSKDFADASWTQNVKAGNVEIKGAIHELELKPLAEAQWNLVPMKPGKYELHCSIPGHKEAGMIGEIVVLSE; via the coding sequence ATGAAAATATTGAAACACTTTCAACAATTTTGTAGCTTTGTCTTTAGTATTTTGCTGATGTGTTGTCTCATGAATGTTTCTGATACATTAGCAGCAACGGATATAAGGGAAGTAAAAGTCAGTTTAGGAAATACGGCGGGAGAGTTGATTTTTGTGCCGAATCATTTAGAATTTGCCCCAGGTAAAAAGTATAGGATTTTGTTAGATAATCCCAGTCCTACTAAACATTATTTTACTTCAAAAGACTTTGCTGATGCGAGTTGGACACAAAATGTTAAAGCGGGAAATGTGGAAATAAAAGGAGCAATTCATGAATTAGAATTAAAGCCATTAGCAGAAGCACAATGGAATTTAGTTCCTATGAAACCAGGAAAATATGAACTTCATTGTTCAATTCCTGGTCATAAAGAAGCGGGAATGATTGGGGAAATTGTGGTGTTATCTGAGTAA
- a CDS encoding cupin domain-containing protein, whose translation MNTKSQLKSDHCMIPVLKSPKDYQVFRISPQDTNRLAIVFDSTIADNSLTVCVEIFDPGGRTPTHRHHFAVEMFFILKGEGLAVCDGKDIPLQAGDSLLVRPTGIHEIRNIGDSRLYALCFMVPNEDFSELICRGLAEKLDAEDLRVLQGLKE comes from the coding sequence ATGAATACTAAATCTCAACTTAAGAGCGATCATTGTATGATTCCCGTCCTGAAATCCCCTAAAGATTATCAAGTCTTTCGCATTAGTCCCCAGGATACCAATCGTTTAGCCATTGTTTTTGATTCAACCATCGCCGATAATTCGTTAACTGTCTGTGTAGAAATTTTTGATCCAGGGGGAAGAACTCCTACCCATCGTCATCATTTTGCCGTAGAAATGTTTTTTATTCTCAAAGGAGAAGGATTAGCGGTTTGTGATGGTAAAGATATTCCCCTTCAGGCGGGAGATAGTCTTTTAGTGCGTCCCACAGGCATTCATGAAATTAGAAATATAGGAGACAGTCGTTTATATGCCCTTTGTTTTATGGTACCCAATGAAGATTTTTCCGAATTAATTTGCCGTGGACTAGCAGAAAAATTAGATGCTGAGGATTTAAGGGTTTTGCAAGGACTGAAGGAGTAA
- a CDS encoding NAD(P)H-quinone oxidoreductase subunit N, producing the protein MDFSSNIASQLNAGTILPEGIVIITLMFILIADLIGGRNTRTWLPYAGIAGLLAALFALYTAWDTPSTIGFLGSFNGDNLSIVFRAIVALSTLVTILMSVRYVEQTGTSLAEFIAILLTATLGAMFLCGANELVMIFISLEMLSISSYLMTGYMKRDPRSNEAALKYLLIGASSSAIFLYGTSLLYGLSGGETILSEISANLVTADGVKSLGLAISLVFVIAGIAFKISAVPFHQWTPDVYEGSPTPVVAFLSVGSKAAGFALAIRLLVTAFASIVDEWHLIFTALAILSMVLGNVVALAQTSMKRMLAYSSIGQAGFVMIGLTAGTDAGYSSMVFYLLIYLFMNLGAFAGVILFSLRTGTDQISEYAGLYQKDPLLTLGLSLCLLSLGGIPPLAGFFGKIYLFWAGWQAELYGLVLLALVTSVVSIYYYIRVVKMMVVKEPHEMSDAVKNYPEIRWNLPGMRPLQVGLVLSVIATTLAGILSNPLFTLANDSVTSTPILQSSIVNTRISQSEIPPITLNQ; encoded by the coding sequence ATGGATTTTTCTAGTAACATTGCCAGTCAATTGAATGCAGGGACAATTCTGCCCGAAGGAATTGTTATCATCACCCTAATGTTCATTCTCATTGCCGATCTCATTGGGGGACGAAATACCAGAACTTGGCTACCCTATGCTGGGATCGCTGGTTTACTCGCTGCACTTTTCGCCCTTTACACCGCTTGGGACACCCCTTCTACTATCGGGTTCCTAGGGTCTTTTAATGGGGATAACCTCAGTATCGTTTTTCGGGCCATTGTGGCCTTATCTACCCTTGTCACTATCTTGATGTCTGTCCGTTACGTCGAACAAACGGGGACATCTCTAGCAGAATTCATCGCCATTCTGTTAACGGCCACCTTGGGGGCCATGTTCCTCTGTGGGGCCAACGAATTAGTGATGATCTTCATCTCCTTGGAAATGTTAAGTATCTCCTCATACTTAATGACAGGATATATGAAGCGTGACCCCCGTTCCAATGAAGCGGCTTTAAAATATCTCTTAATTGGGGCTTCTAGTTCCGCTATTTTCCTCTATGGAACCTCTTTGCTTTATGGGTTATCTGGAGGAGAAACTATCCTGAGTGAGATTTCTGCTAACCTGGTCACTGCTGACGGGGTAAAATCTTTAGGGCTGGCGATCTCCTTAGTATTTGTCATTGCTGGTATTGCTTTCAAAATTTCGGCGGTTCCTTTCCACCAATGGACACCGGATGTCTATGAAGGTTCCCCTACCCCTGTGGTGGCCTTTCTTTCGGTGGGATCAAAAGCAGCCGGGTTTGCTCTGGCCATTCGTTTGTTAGTGACTGCCTTTGCGTCTATTGTGGATGAATGGCATCTGATCTTCACTGCTTTGGCTATCCTGAGTATGGTACTGGGTAATGTGGTGGCTTTGGCCCAAACCAGTATGAAGCGGATGTTGGCCTATTCTTCCATTGGCCAAGCAGGGTTTGTGATGATTGGCTTAACGGCTGGAACAGATGCGGGATACTCTAGCATGGTGTTCTATTTGTTAATTTACCTGTTCATGAACTTGGGCGCATTTGCCGGAGTTATTCTCTTTTCTTTACGAACAGGAACGGATCAAATTAGTGAGTATGCAGGACTTTATCAAAAAGATCCTCTGTTAACTTTGGGTTTAAGTCTCTGTTTACTTTCTTTGGGTGGTATCCCTCCCCTTGCTGGATTTTTCGGTAAAATTTATCTATTTTGGGCCGGTTGGCAAGCGGAACTTTATGGGCTGGTTTTATTAGCTTTAGTCACCAGTGTGGTGTCGATTTACTACTATATTCGGGTGGTAAAAATGATGGTGGTTAAAGAACCTCATGAGATGTCTGATGCTGTGAAAAACTATCCTGAAATTCGCTGGAATTTACCCGGAATGCGTCCTTTACAAGTAGGATTAGTTTTGTCAGTTATTGCCACAACTTTAGCGGGAATTTTATCTAATCCTCTGTTTACTTTAGCGAATGATTCGGTAACAAGTACCCCGATTTTACAATCATCAATTGTCAATACTCGTATTTCTCAATCGGAAATACCACCGATCACACTTAACCAATAA
- a CDS encoding S-methyl-5'-thioadenosine phosphorylase, with amino-acid sequence MIQAKIGIIGGSGLYQMDALTDVQEVQVDTPFGKPSDAYIVGKLAGVPVAFLARHGRNHHLIPSELPYRANIYGMKQLGVEYIISASAVGSLKAEVKPLDMVIPDQFIDRTRQRISTFFGQGIVAHISFGHPVCHQLSAILAEAVESLNLPEIALHKGGTYVCMEGPAFSTIAESNLYRSWDASIIGMTNLPEAKLAREAEIAYATLALVTDYDCWHPDHDHVTVEMIIDNLHCNAINAQKVILETVKRLKEKSPISEAHSALKYAILTPLDKIPSEAREKLALILEKYL; translated from the coding sequence ATGATTCAGGCAAAAATTGGCATTATTGGGGGCAGTGGTTTATATCAAATGGATGCTCTCACAGATGTCCAAGAAGTTCAGGTTGATACTCCCTTTGGTAAGCCTTCCGATGCTTATATTGTAGGTAAATTAGCCGGGGTTCCGGTGGCGTTTTTGGCCCGTCATGGCCGTAATCATCATTTAATTCCCTCCGAATTGCCTTATCGGGCTAATATTTACGGGATGAAACAATTAGGGGTTGAATACATTATTTCTGCTTCTGCGGTGGGTTCTCTGAAAGCAGAAGTTAAACCCTTAGATATGGTAATTCCTGATCAATTTATTGATCGCACTCGTCAGCGCATTTCGACTTTTTTTGGGCAGGGAATTGTCGCTCATATTAGTTTTGGTCATCCGGTTTGTCACCAATTAAGTGCCATTTTAGCTGAGGCAGTGGAAAGTTTGAATTTACCAGAGATTGCTTTACATAAAGGGGGAACTTATGTTTGTATGGAAGGGCCAGCTTTTTCGACTATTGCTGAGTCTAATTTGTATCGGAGTTGGGATGCTTCAATTATTGGGATGACCAATTTACCAGAAGCAAAATTAGCCAGAGAAGCAGAAATTGCTTATGCAACGTTAGCCTTAGTTACGGATTATGATTGTTGGCATCCGGATCATGATCATGTCACTGTAGAAATGATTATTGATAATTTACATTGTAATGCTATTAATGCTCAAAAGGTCATCTTAGAAACAGTCAAACGCTTAAAGGAAAAATCGCCTATTTCCGAGGCTCATTCAGCTTTAAAATATGCCATTCTGACTCCTTTAGATAAGATACCTTCGGAAGCCAGAGAAAAATTAGCTCTGATTTTAGAAAAATATTTGTAA